The Geothrix oryzae DNA window CGACGCGGCGGACGACTTCCATCATCTTGCCGGCGTAGGGGCGCAGGGCCACCAGGCGCTCCTGAGACTTCCGCAGCTTGACCGCGGAGATCATCTTCATCGCTTTGGTGACCTGCTGGGTGTTCTTCACCGACCGGATGCGGCGGCGAATGTCCTGGAGACCGGCCATCGGACTAGGCTCCCGCGGTCTGGTTCAGGGAGGCCTGGAAGGTCTCCTTGAAGGCCGCCACCTGGGTCTTGAGCTGGGCCTTGGCGTCGTCGCTCAGCACCTTGGTGTCGCGGATGCCGCGCAGCACCTCGGGGGCGTTCACATCGAGGTAGGCCATCAGCTCGGATTCGAAGCGGCGCACCTGGGCGACCGGCAGGTCGTCCGCGTAGCCGTTCGTGGCGGCCCAGATGATGACCACCTGCTTCTCCACGGCCATGGGCTGGTACTGGCCCTGCTTCAGGATCTCCACCAGGCGCTGGCCACGGTTCAGCTGGGCCAGGGTGGCCTTGTCAAGATCGGACCCGAACTGGGCGAAGGCCGCCAGCTCGCGGTACTGGGCCAGGTCGAGCTTGATGGTGCCGGCCACGGACTTCATGGCCTTCACCTGGGCGGAACCGCCCACGCGGCTCACGGAGATGCCCACATTCACGGCCGGACGGACGCCGGCGTTGAAGAGATCGCTCTCGAGGAAGATCTGGCCGTCGGTGATGGAGATGACATTGGTGGGAATGTAGGCGGACACATCACCGGCCTGGGTCTCGATGACCGGCAGGGCCGTCAGCGATCCCGCGCCGCGCTCATCGCTGAGCTTGCAGGCGCGTTCCAGCAGGCGGGAGTGGAGGTAGAACACATCGCCAGGGTAGGCTTCGCGTCCGGGAGGACGGCGCACCAGCAGGGAGATTTCACGGTAGGCCGCAGCCTGCTTGGACAGATCGTCGTAGATGCAGAGGACGTGGCCGCCGGGGTTGTCCTTGCCCGCGGGCTGGCCGTCCTTGCCGTGCCACATGAAGTACTCGCCAAGCGCCGCGCCGGTCATGGGCGCCAGGAAGAGCAGCGGGGCGGCTTCGGAGGCGGAAGCGGCCACCACGATGGTGTGCTTCATGGCGTCGTATTCCTCGAGCGTCTTCACCACCTGGGCGATGGTGGAGCGCTTCTGGCCGATGGCCACATAGATGCAGATCACGCCGGTGTCGCGCTGGTTGATGATCGTGTCCACGGCCACGGCGGTCTTGCCCGTCTGGCGGTCGCCGATGATCAGCTCGCGCTGGCCCCGGCCGATGGGGATCAGGCTGTCGATGGCCTTGAGGCCGGTCTGCATGGGCTCGTGCACGCTCTTGCGGTCCACGATGCCGGGGGCGATCTGCTCGATGGGGTTGGTCTTGGCGGCCTGGATGGGCCCCTTGCCGTCGATGGGATTGCCGAGGGCGTCGATCACGCGGCCCACGAAGGCGGGGCCCACGGGCACGGACATGATCTTGCCGGTGCGCTTGACGGTGTCGCCTTCCTTGATGGCGGCGGCGTCGCCCAGCAGGATGATGCCGACATTGTCCTCTTCCAGGTTGAAGGCCAGGCCCATGACGCCGTGCGGGAGTTCCAGCAGCTCGCCGGCCATGGCCTTCTCGAGGCCGTAGGCGCGGGCGATGCCGTCACCGACGCTGATGACGGTGCCGACCTCGGCCACATCCACCTGGGCGTCGAAGCCTTCGATCTGGCTGCGGATGATGCGGGAAATCTCTTCCGCGCGAATGTCCATGAAGTCCTCCAAACCTGCGAGTTGAAAGCGAATGAATTAAGCGGAGAGAAGCTGGGTCTTGAGCTGGCGGAGCTGGCCCTGGAGCGAGGCATCCAGAACCGTGGAGCCCACCTGCACCTTGAGACCGCCCAGAAGGGCGGCATCCTGGCTCCAGGTGAGGCGGATCGTCTTGCCCGTGCGGGCGGCCAGGGAGGCCACCAGCGCCTGGGCCTGGGTCTCGCTGAGGGGCTGGGCGCTGGCCACCTTGGCCTCGACGATGCCCGCCCGCTCATCCACCAGATCCGCGAAGGTCCGGCGGAGCTCCGGCAGGAGGTTCAGGCGGCCAGCCTCGGCCACCACGCGGAAGAAGTGCCGCAGGGTCTGGCTGACATTGGCCTTGGCGAGAATGGTCTCGAAGACTTCCGCCTTCTTGGTGGGGAGCACCAGGGGCGAGGCCACCAGACGGGAGAGGTCGGCGTTGGCAGCCACGGCGGCGGCCACCATGTCCAGCTCCTGCTGCAGCTGGGGCACATTGCCCTGCTGGTCGCCGATCTGGAGAAGGGCCTTGGCGTAGCGCCGGGCGGTCAGGCGGCTGCTCACTGGGCGCCTCCAATCTGCTGAATGGCACGATCAATGACCCCGCCGGCGGCCTTGGCGGCCTCGGGCCCCTGCAGCTTGGCCTCCAGGCGCTTGGCGGCACCTTCCACGGCCAGCTCCGCCACGAGGGCGCGCAGTTCCTGTTCGGCCTGGCGCTTCTGGAAGCCGATCTCGGCCTGGGCCTGCGCCAGGATCTGGACGGCCTCGGCCTTGGCGGCCTCGAGCAGCCGCTGCTTCTCGACCTCGCCATCCGCCTCGGCCTTGGCGAGGATGCCCGCCAGCTCGCCTTCGAGCCCGGCCATCTTCGCTTCCATGTCCTTCATCTGGGCCTCGCCCTCGGCCTTGTCCTTCGCCGCCTGGGCAAGCAGCGTCTCCAGCTCTTCCTTGCGGGACTTGAACATGACCGACAGGGCGCCCTTCAGCATGAAGAACAGGGCCGCGCCATAGATGGCGAAGTTCATCAGCTGGACCAGGAAGGCGCCCAGGTTGCCGTATTCCTTGCCGAAGAGCTTCATGGCCGGGCCATGGTGGGCGCCACCGTGGGTGTCGCCATGCCCGGGGGCGGCCTCGTGGCCAGCCTCGGGGACCCCGTGACCGGCGGCCGGGGCGTCATGCCCTGCGGCCTGGCCGTCATGCCCCGAGGGCTGGGCCTCATGGCCGGCGGGCTGAGCTTCGTGCTTCTCGGCGGCGGGGGCCGCGTGGGCGTCGTGCGCCTGGGCCGCGAGCCCCAGGGGGCTGAACGCCAGGGCGGCGGAGAGGGTCAGTCGGGTCAACATTGTCATGCTCAGGCCTGCTTCAGAAGGGTCTGGGCCATGGACTCGGAGAGCGCATCCACCTGGGCCAGCAGGTTCTGACGGGCTTCCGCCTGCTGCGCCTTCAGGGATGCCACCGCCGTCTGCCGTTCGGCCTGGGCCTTGGTGCGCGCCTCGTCGAGCAGGCCCTGCTTCTCCCGGCTCGCGGCGTCCGCCAGGGCCTTGCGCCGCTCGAAGGCCTGGGCGCGGAGATCCTTCAGGCGCCCCTGGTAGTCCTTCTGCCGGGCCTCGAGCTGCGCGGAGGCCTGGGCCTTGGCGTCGCCGCCGGCACTCAGGTCGCGGTCGCGGTCCGCCATCACCTTCGTGATGGGCTGGAAGAAGACCACGCGGAGGTAGAGGTAGAGCACCACGAGCAGGACGATCACGAAGAGGATGGCCGGCAGGTCCGGCCGCATGGGATCCGGCATCTGGGCCAGGATGCGCGCCACGGGGCCGTCCCCGTCCGGGGTTCGGAGCGTCAGATTCGCCAGTTCCAGCAGCGCCACAGGCCACCCTCCAGAAACATCCCTAGGCCACGGCCGATGGGTCGACCAGGGTCACACCGACGCCAGCGTTGGTCCGCGGGAACCCCTGGCACGGAAGTCTTAAAACCTTACCAGACCAGTCTGGATCCCTCAACGCAGAGCTTTGGCCTTGACCCCTCCCGCATCGTGTGTGAACATCAGGGTTCGGCGATTCGGGCGATTAGCTCAGTCGGTAGAGCAGCTGCCTTACACGCAGCATGTCGGCGGTTCGAGCCCGTCATCGCCCACCAGTTACCTGGTGAAATGCAACAAACGCAAGGGGTTGTAGCTCAGTCGGTTAGAGTGCCAGCCTGTCACGCTGGAAGTCGCGGGTTCGAGCCCCGTCAGCCCCGCCAAAAAACGCGCCCCCTGGGCGCGTTTTTTTTGCGGCGGGGCCGAGGGGCCCGAACCCGCGAGTGGGCTCGCCGAGGCGCCACTTGATGTGGCGCCGAACGAGACCGGCGGATCCTAGCCCAAAGGGCGACGGAGACGCGTTCGAGCCCTCGATGGTATGGGACGAGGTGAAAGGCGGGGCTGTCCCCCCTATTCCCTCAACGACCACATCCGCACGATCTTCCCTGCCTTCACCTGGTAGATGGTGACGGCCACGAGGGGCTCCTTGCCCGCCCGGCCCTTGATCTTCTCCTTCTGGATCACGAAGTCCCCGGACACCATCTGGGCCTCCGCGGAGGCGTGAAGGTCGGGATTCGCCTGGAAGCGCGCCGCGTAGAGTTCCCGGAGCCGGGCCTTGCCGGTGGGGGCCGAGGTGGCGGGAATCTCGGAGACTTCCACCTCCTCCGCGAAGAGGGCCAGGAAGCCCTCCAGGTCGTGGGCGTTGAAGGTCTCGATCTGCTTCTGCACCGTGGCGGTGGGACTGAGGACCTTCGGGGTGGGGGCCGCCGTCAGAATCGAGGAGACGACGAGCATGGACAGAGGACGGATCATGGACACCCCGGGGAAGATCGGTCCACTGTAGCCGCCCCCGCGAAATCCGCCCGTGCCCTTTCGCCCCATGCCCGATAGACTGGAAGGCTTGGAACAACTATGAAACTGCCCCTCGTCGCCCTCTGCGGACGCCCCAATGTGGGCAAGTCCACCCTCTTCAACCGGCTCACCCGCAGCCGCGCGGCCCTGGTCCACGACCTGCCGGGCATGACCCGGGACCGCAGCTACGGCCGCGTCACCTGCCTGAGCGAGGAGGGCGAGGCCGAGGAGATCTTCGAGCTGGTGGACACCGGCGGCCTGGACTTCGAGGGCGACGATGTCATCACCCAGGGCATCACCCGCATGGCCGAGGCCGCGCTGGGCGAAGCCCATGTCGCCATCCTGCTGGTGGACGGCCACGACGGCCTCACCGCCGGCGACGAGGAGATCGCCGCGCGCCTGCGCCGCCAGGGCAAGCCCATCCTCCTCGTCATCAACAAGCTCGACGGCATGAAGGGCGGCGCGCCCGATGCCGGCTTCTACGGGCTGGGCTTCGACGAGGTGCTGGCCATCTCGGCCGCCCACGGGGCGGGCGTCCCCGAGCTGATCGAGGCCCTGCGGGCCCGCCTGCCCTTCCACCGCACACCGGAGGAGGCCGAGAGCCACTCCCTGTCCGACGAGCTGCGCTTCGCCCTCATCGGCCGGCCCAATGTGGGCAAGTCGTCCCTCACGAACCGCCTGCTGGGCTACGAGCGCAGCCTCGTCAGCGAGGTCGCCGGCACCACGCGCGATACCGTGGACACGGTCTTCCATGTGAAGGACCGGGTCTACCGGATGATCGACACCGCCGGCATCCGCAAGAAGGGCAAGACCCACGAGGGTGCAGAGAAGCTCAGCATCCTCAAGGCCAAGCAGGCCATGGCCCGGGCCGATGTGAGTCTGCTCCTGCTGGATGCCGTGGAAGGCGCCACCCATCAGGACGCCGTCATCGCCGGCTACGCCCAGGAGGCCGGGGCCGCCGTCATCCTCGTGGTGAACAAGTGGGATCTCGTCGAGAAGGACACCCACACCATCTACGGCGCCGAGGAGGACCTGCGCCGCAGCCTGGGTTTCCTGCACCACGCGCCCATGATCTTCCTTTCGGCGCTCACGGGACAGCGCGTGTCGAAACTCTTCGGCATGATCGATACGCTGGCGGAGGCCCACGGCCGCCGCATCCCCACGGGCGAGCTGAACCGGTTCCTGCGTGAGACCGTGAGCGCCATGAGCCCACATGCCATCGACGGCAAGCTCCCCAAGCTCTACTTCATGACCCAGGTGGGCGTGCGGCCCCCCAGCTTCGTGGTGAAGGCCAACACGGACCGGGGCCTGCACTTCAGCTATGTGCGCTACATGGAGAACCGGCTCCGGGAGCAGTTCGGCTTGGCGGGCGTGCCCCTGCGCCTCAGCGTCCAGAAGAAGAAGACCGGCGAGGGCGAGGAGCCGGAAGTGGCCCCGGTGCGCCGCATCCTGGATCCCGGCGAGGGCTTGAAGCCCTCCCGCAGCAACGAGTCCCTCCAGGCCCAGCGGGTGGACAAGGTCAAGGCCCGGCCGCGCCCCAAGAAGAAGGAAGGCCCCAAGCCCGCCGCCAAGCAGGCGCCGAAGAGGGGCAAGGGCGCGCCGCCCAAGCGCATCCGGCAGAAGTCCACCAAGAAGGTGTAGAGGCCCCGGGCCCCCGAGGTCATGGAAACGGGGGGCGCGGGATGGGGCTTTGGGCTATCGTAGGCCACCTCCCCGGAGCCCCCATGATCCTGCGCTGCCTCCTCGTCAGCCTCCTCGGCCTCGCGCTCTGCGCCCAGGAGCGCCCGCTCGTCCTGAAGGCGGCGCGGCTGCTGGATGTCCGTACCGGGAGGGTCGAGACCCCTGGCCAAGTCTGGGTGAAGGATGGCCGCATCCAGCCCGGCGCCCCGCCCGCGGGTGCGGAAACGCTCGATCTGGGTGATCGCACCCTGCTGCCGGGCCTCATCGACTGCCATACCCACCTGCTCATCCCCGCGGGCCTGGGCGAGCTGGGCTACCTCAAGCGCAGCCAGGGGGCTCTGATCCTCGATGGCGTGGTGAATGCCCGCAAGGTCCTCCAAGCCGGCTTCACCACGGTGCGGGATGTGGGCGCCTCCGCCGGATTCGGCGATGTGGCGCTGCGCGAAGCCATCGCCCGCGGCGATGTCCCCGGCCCCCGCCTGCTGGTGGCCGGCCCCGCCCTCTCCATCACCGGAGGACACGGTGACCTCAACGGGTTTCCCCCCCACCTCCACACCCAGGATGAGCACATCGTGGATTCCCCCGATGCGGCCCGGCACACCGTCCGGGAATGGCGCAAGCGCGGCGTGGACCTCATCAAGATCCACGCCACGGGCGGCGTGCTGTCCAACCACGACGATCCCGCCGCCCCCAGCTTCAGTCCGGCGGAGTTCAAGGCCATCGTCGACGAGGCCAACCGGCGCGGCATGGATGTCTGCGCCCACGCCCACGGCGACGCCGGCATCCTCGAGGCCACGGTGGCCGGCGTCCGTTCCATCGAGCACGGGAGCCTGCTGAGCCCCGCCACCGCCAGGGAGATGAAGGCCCGCGGCACCTTCCTCGTGCCCACGCTCTATGCCCTCGAATCCATCCTGCTGCCGGGCAATCCCTACAAGGTGCCCCAGGGTTCCCTGGCCAAGGCCCGCGCCATCCTGCCCCTGCGCCGGGCCGGGTTCAAGGCCGCCCTGGAGGCCGGCGTTCCCATCGCCTACGGCACCGACATCGGCGTCTTCGAGCACGGCCAGGTGGCCATGGATTTCCGGTACCTCGTGAGCTACGGCATGACGCCCCTGCAGGCCATCCAGAGCGCCACCGTGACCGCCGCCCGACTGCTGCGGCTCGAGGGCGAGATCGGCACGCTGGAAGCCGGCCGCACCGCGGACATCATCGCGGTGGACGGCGACCCCCTGAAGGACATCACCACCCTCGAACAGGTGCGGTTCGTGCTGCGCGAGGGCCGCATCGTCCGTCGCGAGCCTTGATCAAAACCTCCAATTACGATTCACAGATATGTTATTAATTATTTTAAATAATATAGTTAGATCGTATTTTGTCAAATAGAATTGATTCTCATAAAAATTAACAAGCCTTAACTTGTGGGGCCCTGGACGGGCCGGGAAGCTGACGGTCTCACTTCCGTTCTTTCTTCCCCCCCGTGATCCCAAGGTCTTCGCTCGCGAAGCCTGGGCGCCGTCCAGGCCGGAAGAGCCGGGGCGGTCGCGAACCCTCTTCCCCTTCCTGAAGGAGTTGCCCATGGCAACGACTAAGGGCCGCATGGCCCTGTCCTTCCTGACCGCGGCCCTCGCCGCCGGTTCCCTGACCGCCCGTTCCCCGCAGGAATCCCTGCGCGTGAACGCCGCCGCCGACCGCCTCCTGGCGGAGCGCACCCAGCTGGGCCTGGATGCCGATCATGCCTTCCGGCTCCGCGACTCGCACTCAGACCAGCTGGGCCAGACCCATGGCCACTTCCAGCAGACCTACAAGGGCGTGAAGGTCTGGGGCGGCGACGCCATCACCCACACCGGCAAGGACGGCGCCGAACTCCCGCTGACCAACGCCCTGCACCGGAACATCACCATCAATGTGATGCCTTCGCTGAGCGAGGGGGAAGCGCTGGCGGCGGCCCAGTCCGACCTGGCCCCCAAGGGCCCCTTCGCCTACGCCCCGACCACGGAGCTGGTGGTCTATCCCGAGATGGTGGAAGTCACCCGCCCCGGGAAGCGCGCCCTCGACCAGCTGAATGCCGACGATGTGACCCGCCAGGTGCTCCGGCACACCTTGGCCTACCATGTCCACACCGAGCTCGAGAACGAGGCCGACGGCATCCGCCACACCGACTACCTCGTGAACGCCCACACCGGCGCCATCCTGAAGAAGTGGAACACCCTCCACACCACGGCCGCCACCGGCACCGGCAACAGCCAGTACAACGGCGTCGTCTCCCTCCCCACGAACTACACCGGCACCACCTACGAGCTGCGGGACATGACCCGCGGCACCGGCGGCACCTTCGGCAACAATGTGGTGACCAACTCGGCCCACGCCGCGACCACCTCTACGGCTGCCGGCACCCTCTACACGGACGCCGACAACACCTGGGGCGATGGCGCCAACTATGTGGAAGGCTCCTCCACCACGGCCGCCAACGGCGAAACCGCCGCGGTGGACGCCATGTTCGGCATGGTCAAGTCCTGGGACTTCTACAAGAGCGTCTTCGGCCGCAACGGCATCGATGGTGCCGGCACCGCCACCTACAGCCGCGTCCACATCGGCAACAGCTACGACAACGCCTTCTGGTCCGACAGCTGCTTCTGCATGACCTACGGCGACGGCTCGTCCTTCACCACGCTCACCGCCCTCGATGTGGCCGGCCACGAGATGAGCCACGGCGTCTGCGCCCGCACGGCGAACCTCACCTATTCCGGTGAGTCGGGCGGCCTGAACGAATCCAATTCCGACATCTTCGGCACCATGATCGAGTTCTACGCCCGCGGCGGCTCCGGCGCCACCATCGGCAACACCGGCGGCAACTGGACCATCGGCGAGCAGCTCGCGTCCACGCCCCTGCGCTACATGTACAAGCCCAGCCTGGACGGCTCCAGCCCCGATGCCTGGTCCTCGACCGTCGGCAGCCTGGATGTGCACTACTCCAGCGGCCCCATGAACCGCTGCTTCTACTTCCTGAGCCAGGGCGCCACCACCACCGGCAACACCAGCACCACCTACCTGCCCAGCGGCATGACGGGCATCGGCAATGACAAGGCCGCCGCCATCTGGTTCCGGGCCCTGACCACCTACCTCACCTCCAGCTCCAACTACGCCGCGGCCCGCACGGCCGCCATCAGCTCCGCCAAGGATCTCTACGGCGCCGGCGGCGCCGAGGAACAGGCCGTCTGGAATGCCTTCCACGGCATCAATGTGGGCGCCGCCTGGTCGGGTGGATCCACGGACACCACCGCCCCCACCGTCTCGGCCACCGAGTCCGGCACCAGCGGCACCATCACCTTCTCCGCCACCGCCTCGGACAATGTCGGCGTGAGCCGGGTGGAGTTCTATGTGGACGGCGCGCTGAAGGGCACGGACACCACCAGCCCCTACAGCATGACCTTCGACAGCACCACCCTGACCAACGGCAGCCACAGCCTGGTGGCCAAGGCCTATGACGCGGCCGGCAATGTGGGCACCAGCACCACCGCCACCTTCTCCGTGTCCAACGCCACCTCCGGCGCCGAGCTGATCCTGAACGGCGGGTTCGAAAGCGGCGCCACCAGCTGGACCCAGACCAGCGGCGTCATCGGCACCTTCACCGGCCAGGCCGCCCACACCGGCTCCTACGACGCCTGGATGTGCGGCTACGGCTCCGCCCACACCGACTACATCTACCAGCAGATCGCCATCCCCAGCACCGCCACGGGCACCCTGACCTTCTGGCTCCATGTCGACTCGGCGGAAACCACCACCACCACCGCCTACGACACCCTGAAGGTCCAGGTCCTCAACACCTCCGGCACCGTGCTCGCCACCCTCGCGACCTACTCGAACCTGAACAAGGGCGCCGGCTACACGCAGAAGTCGCTGAGCCTGGCGGCCTACAAGGGCCAGACCGTCCGCCTGCGCTTCTATGCCGTGGAGGACAGCAGCCTCCAGACCTCCTTCGTCGTCGACGATGTGAGCGTCAAGTAGGCTGAACGAATCCAGGGAAAAGGGCCGCTTCCGAGCGGCCCTTTTTCATCCCTCCAGCAGCACCTTGGCGTGCTCCAAGGCCTCGGGGCGGTCGGGATGGCCGGACAGGAGCCGCGCCAACTCGCGGTTGCGCGCCTCGCCTGCCACCCAGCCCAGGGCGCTGCGGGTGCGGCCGCCTTCGGTCTCCTTGTGCAGACGGCCATGCCGGTCGGCGCGGGCCGCCACCTGGGCCAGGTGCGTGACGGCCAGCACCTGGTGGGCCCGCCCCAGCTCCGCCACGGCCTTGCCCACGGCCAGGGCCGTTTCGCCCCCCAGGCCCGCATCCACCTCGTCCAGCACCAGGGTCAGGGCGTCCTTCACCCCGGCCCCCCGAACGCCGATACCCGGGGCGAGGCCGGCGCCCACCAGGGCCAGCATGAGGCGGCTCAGCTCGCCGCCGGAGGCGATCTTGGCCAGGGGCCGGAAACCCTCGCCGGGATTGGGTTCGATCCAGATGGCCAGGGCCGAGAAGCCCTGCGCGGCCACGCGCACGGACCGGCCGCTCTGCTGCACCGGACTGCCAGCCTCCTCCGCCAGCGACAGCCGCAGCTGAAGGCGCGCCCCCTTCATGCCCAGGCGCCCCAGACGCTTCTGCACCTCGGCCTCCAGCTTCGGGATGGCCGCGGTCCGCTTCCCATGCAGGACCTCCGCAGCGGCCCGGTAGGCCTCCACCACCTTGGCCAGGGCGACCTCCAGTTCCTTCACGGACGCATCCCCGGCCAGGAGGGAGCGCTGCTCGTCCCTCAGGGCCTGCGCCCGGACCGGCAGTTCCTCCGGTTCGCAGCGGTGGCGGCGGGCCAGGCGCTCGTACTGGGCCAGCCGGGCCTCCATGGCCTCGATGCGATCGGCCCCGGCGCTGGCCCAGCGGATGGCCTGGTCCTGGACCAGCGCCAGCAGATCCTCCAGTTCCAGGGTCACGGAGCGCAGGCGGTCCTGCTCGGCAATGGCGTCCGGCCAGTGGTTCACGGCCCGCACCAGCGCCTTGTGGGCCAGTTCCACTTTCGGCAGTCCCGCATTCAGGGCTTCCGCGGCCTCCCGGAACGCCTGCTCGAGATGCACGGCGTGGCGCAGGGGCTCGCGATCCGCCCGGAGCTGGGCCCACTCGCCGGGCTTCGGCGCGAGCTTGTCCAGGTCGGCCAGGGCTTCGGCCAGCTGCTCCAGGCGCTGCTCCCGCTCGGCCTCGCTGCGGCGCCGGGCCTTCAGCGCGGCCTCGGCCGCGCGTACCGCCGCTGCCTCGACCTCCAGACAGGGCTCGAGGCCCAGCACCTCGTCCACCAGCGCCAGGTGGCGCTCCTCGCCCAGCAAGGACTGATGATCATGCTGGCTCGTGAGGCGCATCCAGAGGCGGCCCGCATCCCGCAGATCCGCCAGGGCGCAGCTGGCCCCGTTGATCCAGGCCCGGCTGCGACCGGCCCCCACCTCCCGGCGCAGCACCACGGGCTGCTCCTCCGGCAGGCCCCGCTCGGCGAGAAAGCCCCGCCAGGCTTCGAAGCGCCCTTCCACCACAGCCTCGACCGTGGCCCGCTCCGCCCCGTGGCGCACCAGTTCCCCATCGCCCCGGGCTCCCACCAGGAGGGAGAGCGCGTCCACCAGCAGGGACTTGCCCGCCCCCGTCTCGCCCGTGAGCACCGTGAAGCCCGGCCCCCAATCCAGGGACAGATCCTCCACCAGGGCCAGGTTCTGGATTCTCAGGGATGAAAGCATGGGACCAGTCTAGCGGGAGGACGGGTCGAGGCCGGACCCCCTAAGCTCCGGCTCAGGTCTCGATCGGCCTATTCCGAGACGCCCTGATTCCCCAGCTGCTCCAGTCGGCGCTTCGCCTCTCGCTTCCCGATCTTCCTCAAGGCGGCGATGGCCGCCAGCTGGGCCTGCCGGGGGCGGCTCTTCTCGGCCTCCCAGTGGTAGATGGATTGGCCGGAGACCCCGAGCAGCAGACCCATGTCTGCGGCAGAGAGTCCGAGCTTCTGGCGCTGCGCGGCGAACCGCTTCGCACTGAAGCGAATGGGGGAGGTGCTCTCTTCGCTTTTCGGGGGGGTCGGCCTCCCCAGAACCTGTTTGGAAACCCGTGCTTGCAGCTTCTCGAGCTGATCCGTCCGACGCTTCAGCTGTGCGATCTCCGAGCGTGAGTGGCTCAAGGCCTTCTTGAGGCTCTCGAGTTCGTTGCGGACTTCTTTTCGGGCGAGGCGGAGAATCTCGGCCTTCAGCAGTGAGGCGATGTTGGGCATGGGGGCTCCCCTGGGGTGGCGCGGTTCCTGGCATTCCATTTTGATCGCAATCCAGGTGAAACAAGACCAGTGATTTAGGCGAAGGCTCACCAGGGATCGGGGGCGCGTGCCCCGGGATCGGCGTTTCTTGCCGACCCAGGTTAAAGCAACCGGACGCTTCGGGCCGCCTCGTCCACGGCCAGCTCCCCCCAGGCTGGATTCCCCGGCGCGGAGCCATAGCCCGCCAGCAGTTCCGCCAGGGTCAAGCGCTGGCCCTCGAACAGCGGGAAGAGGCCCCACTGGGCCGCGTAGGCCAGTCCGTGGGGCATGCCGTCCGAACCGAAGATCAGGTCCCGCCCCGGCCTGAACCCCACTTCGTCGATGAGCATCCGGAAGGGGTTGTTCCGCGCCAGACGCGGCCCGTCCAGGCGGTCCGCATAGTCCGCGCTGTCGCTGGAGAAGTTCGGCTGCATGGAGAGCACCAGGCCCAGGTCCCGGGCCCGCCTGGCCTGCGCCCGGGTGATGAACTGGACATGCTCCAGGCGGACCAAGGGGAAGCGGAGTCCCTGCCGCTCCAGGTCCTCCAGCCCGTTCAGCACCTGCCCGATGGCCCGGTCGCCGATGGCGTGGATGGCGATGGCCTTGCCATGGGGATGGGCGGCCGCCAGCATCTGCCGCAGCGCCTCGTCGGCGTGGAGGAGCAGGCCCGGCTCGCCGCCGAGGAAGGGTGAATCCAGAGCCGCCGTCCGGGCGCCCAGGGCCCCGTCGGTGAAGAACTTCAGCCCGGCGCACTCGGCCTGGGCCTCGGCGGGCAGGGTCTCGAAGATCGCCGGGACGGTCCACCAGGGCATGCGGTCGGCCCAGCGCGAGGCGCGCATCGCCCGCCAGGCCTCCGTCCC harbors:
- a CDS encoding helix-turn-helix domain-containing protein produces the protein MPNIASLLKAEILRLARKEVRNELESLKKALSHSRSEIAQLKRRTDQLEKLQARVSKQVLGRPTPPKSEESTSPIRFSAKRFAAQRQKLGLSAADMGLLLGVSGQSIYHWEAEKSRPRQAQLAAIAALRKIGKREAKRRLEQLGNQGVSE
- a CDS encoding amidohydrolase family protein, producing MPHRFKAIFDHHSHVSLYAALQGTPGLSTCADSGAALELMRGLPEDRLSLVMGWHSGRLPLSEADLAGLPPVLLVNFSLHGLRLSPEGARLLRDTDPELVERCADADWSERNLGRLLGLYGRTAGLSPAKLETWIQGLEAVGIGAVEDMLLTGTEAWRAMRASRWADRMPWWTVPAIFETLPAEAQAECAGLKFFTDGALGARTAALDSPFLGGEPGLLLHADEALRQMLAAAHPHGKAIAIHAIGDRAIGQVLNGLEDLERQGLRFPLVRLEHVQFITRAQARRARDLGLVLSMQPNFSSDSADYADRLDGPRLARNNPFRMLIDEVGFRPGRDLIFGSDGMPHGLAYAAQWGLFPLFEGQRLTLAELLAGYGSAPGNPAWGELAVDEAARSVRLL
- a CDS encoding M4 family metallopeptidase; translation: MATTKGRMALSFLTAALAAGSLTARSPQESLRVNAAADRLLAERTQLGLDADHAFRLRDSHSDQLGQTHGHFQQTYKGVKVWGGDAITHTGKDGAELPLTNALHRNITINVMPSLSEGEALAAAQSDLAPKGPFAYAPTTELVVYPEMVEVTRPGKRALDQLNADDVTRQVLRHTLAYHVHTELENEADGIRHTDYLVNAHTGAILKKWNTLHTTAATGTGNSQYNGVVSLPTNYTGTTYELRDMTRGTGGTFGNNVVTNSAHAATTSTAAGTLYTDADNTWGDGANYVEGSSTTAANGETAAVDAMFGMVKSWDFYKSVFGRNGIDGAGTATYSRVHIGNSYDNAFWSDSCFCMTYGDGSSFTTLTALDVAGHEMSHGVCARTANLTYSGESGGLNESNSDIFGTMIEFYARGGSGATIGNTGGNWTIGEQLASTPLRYMYKPSLDGSSPDAWSSTVGSLDVHYSSGPMNRCFYFLSQGATTTGNTSTTYLPSGMTGIGNDKAAAIWFRALTTYLTSSSNYAAARTAAISSAKDLYGAGGAEEQAVWNAFHGINVGAAWSGGSTDTTAPTVSATESGTSGTITFSATASDNVGVSRVEFYVDGALKGTDTTSPYSMTFDSTTLTNGSHSLVAKAYDAAGNVGTSTTATFSVSNATSGAELILNGGFESGATSWTQTSGVIGTFTGQAAHTGSYDAWMCGYGSAHTDYIYQQIAIPSTATGTLTFWLHVDSAETTTTTAYDTLKVQVLNTSGTVLATLATYSNLNKGAGYTQKSLSLAAYKGQTVRLRFYAVEDSSLQTSFVVDDVSVK
- a CDS encoding DNA repair protein RecN, translated to MLSSLRIQNLALVEDLSLDWGPGFTVLTGETGAGKSLLVDALSLLVGARGDGELVRHGAERATVEAVVEGRFEAWRGFLAERGLPEEQPVVLRREVGAGRSRAWINGASCALADLRDAGRLWMRLTSQHDHQSLLGEERHLALVDEVLGLEPCLEVEAAAVRAAEAALKARRRSEAEREQRLEQLAEALADLDKLAPKPGEWAQLRADREPLRHAVHLEQAFREAAEALNAGLPKVELAHKALVRAVNHWPDAIAEQDRLRSVTLELEDLLALVQDQAIRWASAGADRIEAMEARLAQYERLARRHRCEPEELPVRAQALRDEQRSLLAGDASVKELEVALAKVVEAYRAAAEVLHGKRTAAIPKLEAEVQKRLGRLGMKGARLQLRLSLAEEAGSPVQQSGRSVRVAAQGFSALAIWIEPNPGEGFRPLAKIASGGELSRLMLALVGAGLAPGIGVRGAGVKDALTLVLDEVDAGLGGETALAVGKAVAELGRAHQVLAVTHLAQVAARADRHGRLHKETEGGRTRSALGWVAGEARNRELARLLSGHPDRPEALEHAKVLLEG